From Phragmites australis chromosome 5, lpPhrAust1.1, whole genome shotgun sequence, a single genomic window includes:
- the LOC133919190 gene encoding serine/threonine-protein kinase Nek6-like translates to MEQYEVVEQIGRGAHGSAYLVLHKAERKRYVMKKIRLSKQNDKFQRTAYQEMSLMANLGNPYIVEYKDGWVDEGTSVCIVTSYCEGGDMAQRIKKARGVLFSEERVCRWFTQLLLALDYLHCNRVLHRDLKCSNILLTKDNNIRVGDFGLAKLLMEDLASSVVGTPNYMCPEILADIPYGYKSDIWSLGCCMFEILAHRSAFKATDMAALVNKINRSSISPMPPIYSSALKQIVKSMLRKNPEHRPTAGELLRHPYLQPYLAESCSCSPIYLPVKPTKSNLGDKQSRKPSSGRKRTTKANGSNEALETAAEHTVEIRDSSTNFSDVSTIGTQEAFILQVPGDLDSRNKEQRNSDVLPFQHTEENLMTTTDRQIDETICLKAIRTSTVATEAPVTIAHQKLNEAPMPNEELTIGVVQEQRKDVKTRSYQGAKPGLCDTDMTEESSPISTLKLVHTDSAPAEWDHLNIVQQRADALESLLELCAKLLEQERLEELAGVLRPFGEGAVSSRETAIWLTKSLMTPPKFGGSPTKLL, encoded by the exons ATGGAGCAGTACGAGGTGGTGGAGCAGATCGGCAGGGGCGCCCATGGCTCCGCCTACCTCGTCCTCCACAAGGCCGAGCGCAAGAG gtacgTGATGAAGAAGATCAGGCTGTCCAAGCAGAACGACAAGTTCCAGCGAACCGCCTACCAGGAG ATGTCTCTGATGGCAAACCTCGGCAACCCGTACATCGTCGAGTACAAGGACGGATGGGTTGATGAG GGGACCTCCGTGTGCATTGTCACAAGCTACTGCGAAGGAGGTGACAT GGCCCAGAGGATCAAGAAGGCGAGGGGCGTCCTATTCTCTGAAGAG AGGGTCTGCCGGTGGTTCACGCAACTGCTCCTGGCCCTTGACTATCTGCACTGCAATCGCGTGCTCCACCGTGATCTcaag TGTTCCAACATTTTGCTGACGAAGGATAACAACATCAGAGTTG GTGATTTTGGGTTAGCAAAATTGCTCATGGAGGACCTTGCCTCATCG GTCGTAGGAACCCCAAACTACATGTGCCCAGAAATACTAGCAGACATACCTTATGGATACAAATCTGATATATGGTCACTTG GTTGCTGTATGTTTGAGATTTTAGCACACCGCTCTGCGTTCAAAGCTACA GATATGGCAGCATTAGTTAACAAAATAAACAGATCTTCGATATCTCCGATGCCCCCAATATACTCATCAGCACT GAAGCAGATAGTAAAGAGCATGTTAAGGAAAAATCCAGAACATAGGCCCACT GCTGGGGAGCTGTTGCGGCACCCATATCTGCAACCATATCTTGCTGAATCATGCAGCTGTTCACCAATCTATCTTCCAGTAAAGCCCACCAAAAGTAACCTGGGAGACAAGCAGTCAAGGAAGCCAAGCAGTGGCAGAAAGCGAACCACCAAAGCCAATGGATCCAATGAAGCATTAGAAACTGCAGCAGAGCACACTGTGGAAATAAGAGACAGCTCCACAAACTTTTCAGATGTCTCAACTATTGGTACCCAGGAAGCCTTCATTCTGCAAGTTCCAGGGGATCTTGATTCCAGAAACAAAGAACAGCGGAACAGTGATGTTTTACCATTTCAACATACAGAGGAGAACTTGATGACGACAACTGATCGACAGATTGATGAGACCATATGTCTTAAAGCTATAAGAACCAGTACTGTAGCAACTGAGGCCCCAGTCACTATTGCACATCAAAAGCTTAATGAGGCACCGATGCCAAATGAGGAATTGACGATTGGAGTAGTGCAAGAACAAAGGAAGGATGTGAAAACACGCTCCTATCAAGGAGCTAAGCCAGGCTTATGTGACACAGATATGACAGAGGAATCGTCACCGATTAGCACGCTAAAATTGGTACACACAGATAGCGCACCTGCTGAGTGGGATCATCTGAACATAGTTCAGCAGAGAGCTGATGCTCTAGAGTCACTTCTCGAGCTCTGTGCCAAGCTCCTGGAGCAGGAGAGGCTAGAGGAGCTTGCAGGTGTTCTTCGACCATTTGGCGAAGGAGCTGTGTCATCTAGGGAGACAGCAATATGGCTGACCAAAAGCCTCATGACTCCACCGAAGTTTGGAGGGTCACCAACAAAGCTTCTGTAA